Proteins found in one Plasmodium malariae genome assembly, chromosome: 13 genomic segment:
- the PmUG01_13025200 gene encoding ribonuclease H2 subunit B, putative: MENNRSAFLFHIFCSDINEKEKAENVKVKNYSFIKLPSVPDPSKTVLYYFKQESNELYLLERNYYNPKIETIRNENDKINKSCVSLFINNYTIENDCSFSCYPVDALYLFISIIYYNCTNFTYTTLEDYLDNILKDNEKKKVEATKNVLYIFKKDVNSIKDRLKNVSDELCENGKLYYKPNMKKVQNFYNLKCIILFNFIIEHKIIFPDYSQYIDKDLLEKYITDVNTHPINLIIQKKLKHIDKYKEYKKYVDSYLVQFNNRHYKINGSNLRTFIWLIIKGFMCSSLSEKITPLDILEHLNKIKENEKKKKMQQNETFSKNKKHPSQTPRNQMSIDSFFKKKKIKLK; this comes from the coding sequence ATGGAAAATAATAGAAgtgcatttttatttcatatattttgctcggatataaatgaaaaggagAAGGCAGAAAATGttaaagttaaaaattactcttttataaaattaccaAGTGTGCCAGATCCATCAAAAACAgtactatattattttaagcaGGAAAGTAATGAACTTTATTTATTGGAAAGGAATTATTATAACCCTAAAATTGAAACAATtagaaatgaaaatgataaaataaacaaaagtTGTGTGTCCctatttattaataactaCACTATAGAGAATGATTGTAGTTTTTCTTGCTATCCTGTGGATGCATTATACTTATTCatatcaataatatattataattgtaCAAATTTTACATACACAACATTAGAAGACTACTtggataatatattaaaggataatgaaaaaaagaaagtagaAGCAactaaaaatgttttatatatttttaaaaaagatgtAAATAGTATAAAAGATAGATTAAAAAATGTCTCTGATGAATTGTGTGAAAATGggaaattatattataaaccgaatatgaaaaaagttcaaaatttttataacttaaaatgtataatattatttaatttcataatagagcataaaataattttcccTGATTATTCTcaatatatagataaagatttactagaaaaatatataactgaCGTAAATACACATccaattaatttaattatccaaaaaaaattgaaacatattgataaatataaagaatacaaaaaatatgtagaTTCATATTTAGTACAATTTAATAACAGACATTACAAAATTAACGGGTCTAATTTAAGAACATTTATTTGGTTAATTATAAAAGGATTTATGTGCTCATCATTAAGTGAAAAAATAACCCCCCTTGATATACTCGAAcacttaaataaaattaaagaaaacgaaaaaaaaaaaaaaatgcaacaaaatgaaacgttctcgaaaaataagaaacatCCATCTCAAACCCCCAGGAACCAGATGAGTATCGACtcctttttcaaaaaaaaaaaaattaaattaaaataa
- the TIM17 gene encoding mitochondrial import inner membrane translocase subunit TIM17, putative: MLQERDLAREPCPDRIIEDMGGAFGMGCVGGYIWHFLKGARNSPKGDVLSGALYSSRMRAPILGGNFAVWGGTFSCFDCAFQYLRKKEDHWNAIGSGFFTGGVLAMRGGWRSASRNAIVGGVLLAIIEIVSIVLTRKTTPTPRQQFQQQMELEKKMSSKNSK, from the coding sequence atgttacaaGAAAGGGATTTAGCAAGAGAACCATGCCCAGATAGAATAATAGAAGACATGGGTGGAGCTTTTGGCATGGGATGTGTAGGAGGATATATATggcattttttaaaaggcGCAAGAAATAGTCCAAAGGGAGATGTGTTAAGTGGTGCTTTATATAGTAGCCGTATGAGGGCACCTATTTTAGGAGGAAACTTTGCCGTCTGGGGAGGTACTTTTAGCTGTTTTGATTGTGCCTTTCagtatttaagaaaaaaggaagatcACTGGAATGCTATTGGAAGTGGTTTTTTTACTGGGGGAGTTTTAGCCATGAGAGGGGGGTGGAGGTCTGCTTCAAGGAATGCTATTGTTGGGGGTGTTTTACTGGCTATTATAGAAATAGTTTCTATTGTGTTAACACGCAAAACGACTCCAACACCTAGACAACAGTTTCAACAACAGATggaattagaaaaaaaaatgtcttCGAAAAacagtaaataa
- the COX15 gene encoding cytochrome c oxidase assembly protein COX15, putative, with amino-acid sequence MRFNRVFRQHYYLRRVFENGVNRRTMQHRRNFNTFIKLSKSEELFIIKKAEKYTNYVKEGYEFKVGVWLNICSLLILVMISIGGYTRLTESGLSITHWKFQGIKYPRNDEEWLKEFEKYKSTPEYKEVHYNISLDEYKKIFFNEWLHRMFGRAIGLFFVSGSALFLYKKCLKKNMLKNLSVLFALGTFQGFVGWWMVKSGFEKLQTENKTPRVSPYRLVFHLFCATVMYSYLFLNSLTLIEIGKLRRQFSKSQITKWPEFLRNELMHEMYEKRNVTKKMKLGLFAFAFLVLSNILYGGFVAGNDAGYAYNTWPKMLDKYIPDEVANFYMNKKKKYEQLFENTGIVQFNHRMLAYFIVLSSFLLHYYSKQMALSRKTKLLFFALPFITTVQMLTGINLLVHHVPIHMALVHQFGGFCILSTLLHLIKRTCR; translated from the coding sequence ATGCGTTTCAATAGAGTTTTTCGTCAGCATTATTACCTTAGAAGGGTTTTCGAGAATGGAGTCAATAGAAGAACAATGCAACATAGAAGAAACTTCAacacatttattaaattaagcAAATCAGAAGaactatttattataaaaaaggctGAAAAATATACGAATTATGTAAAAGAAGGATATGAATTTAAAGTAGGTGTTTGGTTAAATATATGcagtttattaattttagttATGATAAGTATAGGAGGTTATACGAGACTAACTGAAAGTGGATTATCAATAACTCACTGGAAATTTCAAGGAATAAAATATCCACGAAATGATGAAGAATGGCTAAaagaatttgaaaaatataaatcaacACCAGAATATAAAGAAgtacattataatatatcattggatgaatataagaaaatcttttttaatgaatgGCTACATAGAATGTTTGGTCGTGCTATTGGCTTATTTTTTGTGAGTGGTTctgctttatttttgtataaaaagtgtttaaaaaaaaatatgcttaaaaatttaagtgTTCTCTTTGCATTAGGGACATTTCAAGGTTTCGTTGGTTGGTGGATGGTAAAAAGTGGatttgaaaaattacaaacagaaaataaaacacCAAGGGTATCTCCTTATCGATtagtttttcatttgttctGTGCGACGGTAATGTATAGTTATCTTTTTCTGAACTCTTTAACATTAATTGAAATAGGAAAATTAAGAAGACAATTTTCAAAAAGCCAAATAACAAAGTGGCCCgaatttttaagaaatgaATTAATGCATGAAATGTATGAAAAACGAAATGTTACcaagaaaatgaaattagGATTATTTGCTTTTGCATTTTTAGTtctttcaaatattttatatggaGGTTTTGTAGCAGGTAATGATGCTGGGTATGCTTATAATACATGGCCAAAAATGTtggataaatatattccCGATGAGGTAGCAAACttttatatgaacaaaaaaaaaaagtatgagCAGTTATTTGAAAATACTGGAATAGTACAGTTCAATCATCGAATGCTTGCATATTTCATTGTTTTAAGTAGTTTcctattacattattattccAAGCAAATGGCTTTAAGTAGAAAAACAAAACTTCTCTTTTTCGCATTACCATTTATCACAACAGTTCAAATGTTAACAGGAATAAATCTGTTAGTACATCACGTTCCTATTCACATGGCTTTGGTGCACCAATTTGGGGGTTTCTGCATTTTGTCGACtcttcttcatttaattaaGCGCACGTGCAGGTGA
- the PmUG01_13025400 gene encoding conserved Plasmodium protein, unknown function, giving the protein MENINKKDIFVNYLKMCNKNDMARAVMKYCDEDHGIVFNKHPARNENKFGKIYDFSVSELSKITNVSNSSDDSKKMMKQKSHNSFDRIVQSKCFYKSKISFKDLQKVGGQKNAKTRFNKIQRDNEGEKENDPISEIINDMCEIIAPEGKGKFLKFIGENYGTYNCYPIELLKLNRSYLKKNSLYNFSFNYKDIALNHTRNVLKSKNNALQKDVILTEKNKQSDQFHYFSKDMDYLKDYIINDSKNNTGEEINSLKEDFVHLSMKSAQRKRDECDKIYPQGHKNIGIKENVKVITLNNIYKMESANSYIPIDYTVSGDEKFCIYC; this is encoded by the exons atggaaaatataaacaaaaaagacatttttgtaaattatttaaaaatgtgcaataaaaatgatatggCTAGAGCAGTAATGAAATACTGTGATGAAGATCACGGAATAGTTTTTAATAAACATCCTGCTAGAAATGAGAACAAATTTgggaaaatatatgatttttcaGTTTCTGAACTAtcaaaaataacaaatgttTCAAATTCTTCAGAtgattcaaaaaaaatgatgaaacaAAAGAGCCATAATAGTTTTGATAGAATAGTGCAGtctaaatgtttttataaaagtaaaatatcgTTCAAAGATTTACAAAAAGTTGGGGGACAAAAGAATGCTAAAACACGTTTTAACAAAATTCAGAGGGACAATGaaggagaaaaagaaaatgaccCTATTTCTGAAATTATTAATGATATGTGTGAAATCATTGCACCCGAAGGAAAAGGGAAATTTCTAAAATTTATAGGagaaaattat gGAACTTATAATTGTTATCCTATTGAATTGCTTAAGTTAAATCGTtcttatttaaagaaaaactCACTGTACAATTTTAGTTTTAACTACAAAGACATAGCATTAAATCATACAagaaatgttttaaaat cGAAAAATAATGCTCTTCAGAAAGACGTCATTTTAacggaaaaaaataaacaatccgaccaatttcattatttctctAAAGATATGGATTATTTGAAAGATTACATAATAAACGATAGCAAAAATAACACAGGAGAGGaaataaattcattaaaGGAGGATTTTGTTCACCTATCTATGAAAAGTGcacaaagaaaaagagaTGAATGTGACAAGATTTACCCACAAGggcataaaaatatagga atTAAAGAAAATGTTAAGGTTATaactttaaataatatatacaaaatggAAAGTGCAAACTCTTACATTCCAATTGATTATACAGTTTCAGGCGATGAGAAATTCTGCATATACTGTTGa
- the PmUG01_13025500 gene encoding mitochondrial acidic protein MAM33, putative produces MNFLRKNTANFCKSKALSRHLNNTGNKFTNLSKRKFSHVTSCGNYGQKLQTNFSKFNGRRFASSEAQKLSEVVKAEVQHEKSNYEAPENIKKFLQTSGWKFEEQEGDVNMVLTKTVDGMKIIIDFQLVSPFQAEGENEAQAEMTDFSVTVEKPNKQGGITFYCTTLQNDEKFRYMIGNVKYYKNEEGKNSVSAYNGPEFEDLDDSLQTSLDEWLANLGVDSELCDFIDSCSIDKEQREYMLWLQNISNFIES; encoded by the coding sequence atgaatttccTACGTAAAAACACTgcaaatttttgtaaaagcAAGGCTTTAAGTAGGCACCTGAACAATACAGGTAATAAGTTTACAAATTtaagtaaaagaaaattttccCATGTAACCTCTTGTGGAAATTATGGTCAAAAGTTACAAACAAATTTCAGCAAATTTAATGGAAGAAGATTTGCTTCAAGTGAAGCTCAAAAATTGTCAGAAGTTGTGAAAGCAGAGGTGCAGCATGAAAAATCGAACTATGAAGCACcagaaaatattaagaagTTTTTACAAACATCAGGATGGAAATTTGAAGAACAGGAAGGAGATGTTAACATGGTGCTGACCAAAACTGTGGATGGAATGAAAATTATCATTGACTTTCAACTTGTGTCTCCATTTCAAGCAGAAGGAGAAAATGAAGCTCAAGCAGAAATGACTGATTTCTCAGTAACAGTTGAAAAACCAAATAAGCAAGGGggtattactttttattgtACTACCTTGCAGAATGATGAGAAATTTAGATATATGATAGGAAACGTCaaatactataaaaatgaagaaggaaaaaactCTGTATCAGCTTATAATGGACCAGAATTTGAAGATCTAGATGACTCTTTACAAACTTCACTTGATGAATGGTTAGCTAATTTAGGTGTAGATTCAGAATTGTGTGATTTTATTGATTCATGTAGCATTGATAAAGAACAAAGAGAGTACATGTTATGGTTGCAGAacatttctaattttattgaGTCCTag
- the METAP2 gene encoding methionine aminopeptidase 2, putative has product MNGNSKGGGNKNVVGAVKAISQNKGKNKSDKNNGIENVNKTNKNKQVIKENEKKEYNDWKNERKENSHVEKEKKASDNLQNVSQNEKSPNNIIKNSNNNSSSKVKPNKKIKNKKKVDKLDIILNEFQSGEVEKEVKKNEEELIEKEERDKKRIDLDEFEIERIKKNTVLKENFIQEQNNSHIRLLKNWPQIEKSVQTSPATVPIELVFQGENYPVGEILEYKHVLSGKSLQEKKEREKLNIDYYDDLRKAAECHRQVRKYIQSYVKPGRKMIDIVQETEKKTRELILSNKLKCGWGFPTGCSLNHCAAHYTPNYGDNTVLKYDDVCKLDFGVHVNGYIIDCAFTIAFNEKYDNLIKATQDGTNVGIKEAGIDARMCDIGESIQEAIESYEIELNQKVYPIKAISNLRGHSINKYIIHGGKCVPIVRQKEKSEIMEEGELFAIETFASTGKGYVTHDNECSHYMRNPDKQFVPIRLNSAKTLLKVINENFDTLPFCHRWLDDLGQTRHFMALKTLVDLNIVEPYPPLCDIKNSFTSQMEHTILLRPTCKEVLSRGPDF; this is encoded by the coding sequence atgaacgGAAACAGTAAAGGAGGAGGAAACAAAAATGTTGTAGGTGCGGTGAAAGCAATAAGTCAAAAcaaagggaaaaataaaagtgataaaaataatgggatagaaaatgtaaataaaactaataaaaataagcagGTTATAAAGGAGaacgaaaaaaaggaatataatgATTGGAAAAACGAAAGGAAAGAGAATAGTCACgttgaaaaggaaaaaaaagcaagTGATAACTTACAAAATGTTAGTCAGAATGAGAAAAGTCCAAAcaacattattaaaaatagtaacaataacagcAGCAGTAAGGTCAAACCTAACAAAAAGattaagaacaaaaaaaaagtagataagctagatataatattaaatgaatttcAAAGTGGAGAAGTtgaaaaagaagtaaaaaagaatgaagAGGAACtaatagaaaaagaagaaagggACAAAAAAAGAATCGACTTGGACGAGTTTGAAAtagaaagaataaaaaaaaatacagtaCTAAAAGAAAACTTTATACAAGAGCAAAATAATAGCCATATAAGATTACTGAAAAATTGGCCGCAAATAGAAAAAAGTGTGCAAACTAGCCCAGCAACAGTACCAATAGAATTAGTATTTCAGGGAGAGAATTATCCTGTTGGTGAAATATTGGAATATAAACATGTATTAAGTGGAAAGTCattacaagaaaaaaaggaaagggaaaaattaaatattgatTATTATGATGATTTAAGAAAAGCAGCTGAATGCCATAGACAagtaagaaaatatatacagtCTTATGTTAAACCAGGAAGAAAAATGATAGATATTGTACAAGAAACAGAAAAGAAAACAAGagaattaattttatctaacaaattaaaatgcGGATGGGGATTTCCAACAGGTTGTTCTTTAAATCATTGTGCAGCACATTATACACCAAATTATGGAGATAATactgttttaaaatatgatgaTGTATGTAAACTTGACTTTGGGGTACATGTAAATGGGTATATAATTGATTGTGCATTTACTATTgcttttaatgaaaaatatgataatctTATTAAAGCTACTCAAGATGGAACAAATGTAGGTATTAAGGAAGCAGGAATTGATGCGAGAATGTGTGATATTGGTGAGTCCATTCAAGAAGCTATTGAATCATATGAAATAGAATTAAATCAAAAAGTTTATCCTATTAAAGCTATATCTAATTTAAGAGGACATTcaataaataagtatataatacatgGTGGGAAATGTGTACCTATTGTTAGacaaaaagagaaaagtGAAATTATGGAAGAAGGAGAATTGTTTGCAATTGAAACTTTTGCATCAACTGGAAAAGGATATGTAACACATGATAATGAATGTTCTCATTATATGAGAAATCCAGATAAACAATTTGTACCTATTAGGTTAAATTCAGCTAAAACATTATTAAAagttattaatgaaaattttgataCATTGCCATTTTGTCATAGATGGTTAGATGATTTAGGACAAACTAGACATTTTATGGCCTTAAAAACGTTAGTAGATTTAAATATCGTTGAACCATATCCTCCTTTGTGTGATATCAAAAATTCATTTACCTCTCAAATGGAACATACCATTTTATTACGACCAACATGTAAAGAAGTTTTGTCTAGAGGTCCTGATTTCTAA